One Desulfobaccales bacterium genomic window, CCATTGGGCTGCCGCCCGGGAGTTGGGCGATGTGGTGCTCGTGGATGTGGTGGAAGGCATGCCCCAGGGCAAAGCCCTGGATCTGATGCAGGCGCGCCCGGTCTTCGGCTTTAATGCCGAGATCGTGGGGACCAATGACTACGCGGCCACGAAAGATTCCCAGGTCGTCATCATCACCGCCGGCATCGCCCGGAAACCGGGGATGAGCCGGGAAGATTTGATCAATACCAATAAAAACATCGTGGCCACGGTGACCAAGGAAGTAATGGCGAAATCACCCGACGCCTTTCTCATTATCGTCAGCAATCCCCTGGACGCCATGTGCTATGTGGCCAAAAAGGTGAGCGGCCTGCCCCGGGAGCGGGTTATGGGTATGGCGGGCATTCTGGATACCGGGCGCTATCGCTGTTTTATCGCCATGGAATTGGGCGTGGCGGTGGAGGAAATTCAGGCCATGGTCCTGGGAGGCCACGGCGATGATATGGTGCCCGTGGTCAGCGCCACCAATATTTCGGGCGTTCCCCTTACCGACCTGTTGGCGCCGGCGCAAATCTCCGCTTTGGTAGAGCGCACCCGCAAAGGCGGCGGGGAAATTGTGGCTCTGCTCAAAACCGGCTCGGCTTATTATGCCCCCTCGGCGGCTGCGGTGCAGATGGCTGAAGCCATCTTAAAGGACCAAAAGCGCTTGGTGCCGGTATCCGCTTACCTCACCGGGGAATATGGCTTGAATGATCTTTACTTCGGCGTCCCGGTGATTTTGGGAGCCGGTGGCATCGAAAAGATTCTGACTATGAAACTGAGCAAAACCGAAGAGGAAATGCTGCAGAAATCCGCCGCCGCCGTGGCCAAGACCCGGGACGAGCTGAAGATGTAAGAAGAACTGGGGGAGGGATCTTGGCCAGGCAAACCCCTCCCCCCTCCAGTCTGGCATCCCACGGCTTAGTCAGTCCCGGGTTAGGCCGGGGGATGGTTCACCTTGCGGAATTGGCGAAGAACTCAGAGATTCGAATGAACGCCGGCCCCAGGACAACTACCATGATAGCCGGAAAGATAAACAGCAAGAGCGGGAAGACCAGTTTGACCGGCGTTTTGGCGGCCAGTTCCTCCAATTTTTTGCGCCGGGTGGTCCGCATATAATCTGATTGGGTTTTTAGGGCTTGACCAATGCTGGTTCCGAAGCGATCGCTTTGAATGAGGATACT contains:
- the mdh gene encoding malate dehydrogenase — its product is MGRPKITVVGAGNVGATCAHWAAARELGDVVLVDVVEGMPQGKALDLMQARPVFGFNAEIVGTNDYAATKDSQVVIITAGIARKPGMSREDLINTNKNIVATVTKEVMAKSPDAFLIIVSNPLDAMCYVAKKVSGLPRERVMGMAGILDTGRYRCFIAMELGVAVEEIQAMVLGGHGDDMVPVVSATNISGVPLTDLLAPAQISALVERTRKGGGEIVALLKTGSAYYAPSAAAVQMAEAILKDQKRLVPVSAYLTGEYGLNDLYFGVPVILGAGGIEKILTMKLSKTEEEMLQKSAAAVAKTRDELKM